One region of Triticum aestivum cultivar Chinese Spring chromosome 6B, IWGSC CS RefSeq v2.1, whole genome shotgun sequence genomic DNA includes:
- the LOC123134516 gene encoding 5'-3' exoribonuclease, translating into MTTTRPAATTEEEEEMVMAASAAPANAAPPDADDREQQKKVQARRKKKKKRRRTPSEEELAALRSVLRWARRGEAGDEEEADCEHLLPAGRRRPRVAVELHAHSARSDGSLSPAALVERAHRNGVKVLALTDHDTMAGVAEAMETAKEFSIRIIPGVEISALYSPSNGSGANEPVHVLAYYGSWGPAKSQELKKVLSSIREGRYTRAKEMLSKLRNLGMPLKFEDVSNIAGNGVAPGRVHVARAMVEAGYVDNLRQAFSRYLYDGGPAYATGSEPAGESVVQLICRTGGIAVLAHPWALKNPVPVIKHLKAVGLHAIEVYRSDGKLSGLSDLADTYELLKLGGSDYHGRDDKEEPDIGSVDLPVLAFFRFLEVAQPIWCNAIKEIFANATERTGLNGPKGCHWTSSVDDLCNMCLSSPELEETDDSEVEVLRTEFADIILRNRSCKTLI; encoded by the exons ATGACGACGACGCGCCCCgccgctacgaccgaggaggaggaggagatggtcaTGGCCGCCTCTGCAGCGCCGGCCAATGCCGCGCCACCGGACGCAGACGATCGGGAGCAGCAGAAGAAGGTgcaagcgaggaggaagaagaagaagaagcgtcgGAGGACGCCGAGCGAGGAGGAGCTGGCCGCGCTGAGGTCCGTGCTCCGCTGGGCCCGCCGCGGCGAGgcgggcgacgaggaggaggcggactgTGAGCACCTGttgccggctgggaggcggcggccGCGCGTGGCGGTGGAGCTGCATGCGCACTCGGCGCGCAGCGACGGCTCGCTCTCGCCCGCGGCTCTCGTGGAGCGCGCGCACCGCAATGGG GTGAAAGTGCTCGCACTGACTGATCATGACACCATGGCGGGCGTCGCGGAGGCGATGGAGACTGCAAAGGAATTTTCTATCAGGATCATTCCTGGTGTTGAGATAAGCGCCCTTTATTCGCCTAG TAATGGATCAGGAGCCAATGAACCTGTTCATGTTCTCGCATACTACGGTAGTTGGGGCCCTGCTAAATCTCAGGAACTGAAGAAGGTTCTATCTAGCATCAGGGAGGGCCGCTATACACGTGCCAAGGAGATGCTATCGAAACTTAGGAACCTTGGCATGCCATTGAAGTTTGAAGATGTCTCTAATATAGCAGGGAATGGAGTGGCTCCAGGGCGGGTCCACGTGGCGCGTGCCATGGTTGAAGCTGGATATGTTGATAATCTTAGGCAAGCTTTCAGCAGGTACTTGTACGATGGAGGGCCTGCTTATGCTAC TGGTAGTGAGCCAGCTGGGGAATCTGTTGTGCAGCTAATATGTAGAACTGGGGGCATAGCTGTTTTGGCTCATCCGTGGGCATTGAAAAATCCTGTTCCTGTGATAAAGCATTTGAAAGCTGTTGGTCTGCATGCTATTGAGGTCTATCGAAGCGATGGGAAACTATCTG GATTGAGTGATCTGGCTGATACTTATGAGCTTCTGAAGCTCGGTGGATCAGATTACCATGGACGAGATGACAAGGAAGAACCTGATATAGGAAGTGTTGATCTTCCGGTCTTGGCATTTTTTAGATTTCTTGAGGTAGCTCAACCAATTTGGTGCAATGCTATCAAGGAAATTTTTGCAAACGCCACTGAAAGAACTGGCTTGAATGGCCCAAAAGGATGTCATTGGACTAGCTCTGTAGATGATTTATGTAATATGTGCCTTTCTTCTCCAGAACTGGAGGAAACAGATGATTCTGAGGTTGAGGTCCTCCGGACGGAATTTGCAGACATTATCCTCAGGAACAGAAGCTGCAAGACGCTTATTTAA